From Peromyscus eremicus chromosome 3, PerEre_H2_v1, whole genome shotgun sequence, one genomic window encodes:
- the Cep41 gene encoding centrosomal protein of 41 kDa isoform X2 has translation MDSYQAPVGIFGGKYLTRRIPQNPRYQHIKSRLDTGNSMTKYIEKLEEIKKNYRYKKDELFKRLKVTTFAQLVIQVASLSDQTLEVTAEEIQRLEDNDSATSEAAADIAAETNGRGSPGEQPPSPVQFLNSAETGDPSRSTLQSVISGVGELDVDKGLVKKEEPSGKDKPYPDCPFLLLDVRDKDSYQQCHIVGAYSYPIATLSRTMNPYSNDILEYKNAHGKIIILYDDDERLASQAATTMCERGFENLFMLSGGLKVLAQKFPEGLVTGALPASCQQVLPHASARKRSSPKMPPLPAENKWRFTPEDLKKIECYLEADQGLADNHSRLNQNNSGGRDLKVPAGRSGPSLPTGGPASHSNPRTPNSGHLQGKPWK, from the exons TATCTGACCAGACGGATACCACAGAACCCAAGGTATCAACATATCAAGTCAAGATTGGATACTG GGAACAGTATGACCAAATACATCGAGAAGctagaagagattaaaaaaa ATTATAGATACAAAAAAGATGAACTTTTCAAGAGACTAAAAGTTACCACTTTTGCCCAGCTG GTCATTCAAGTTGCTTCCCTGTCAGATCAAACACTGGAAGTGACAGCTGAGGAGATTCAGAGGCTGGAAG ACAATGATTCTGCAACTTCGGAGGCTGCTGCTGATATTGCTGCCGAGACCAATGGGAGAGGGAGCCCTGGGGAGCAGCCACCCAGTCCTGTCCAGTTCCTCAACAGCGCAGAGACAGGCGACCCGAGTCGCTCCACTCTCCAGAG CGTCATCAGTGGCGTTGGGGAACTGGATGTAGACAAAGGGCTAGTAAAAAAAGAAGAGCCCAGTGGTAAAGACAAGCCTTATCCGGACTGCCCCTTCCTGCTGCTAGATGTGCGGGACAAAGACTCTTATCAGCAGTGCCACATTGTTGGGG CTTACAGTTACCCAATTGCAACTCTATCCAGGACAATGAACCCCTATTCAAACGATATTCTTGAGTAT AAAAATGCTCACGGCAAGATCATCATCCTCTACGATGACGACGAGAGGCTGGCGAGCCAGGCGGCCACCACCATGTGTGAACGCGGGTTCGAAAACCTCTTCATGCTTTCTGGGG GTCTGAAAGTCTTAGCTCAGAAATTCCCAGAAGGACTGGTCACTGGTGCCCTGCCAGCCTCTTGCCAGCAGGTCCTCCCTCATGCTTCTGCCCGGAAACGATCCAGCCCCAAAATGCCACCCCTGCCAGCTGAGAACAAATGGAGATTTACCCCAGAAGACTTGAAAAAGATAGAATGTTATCTGGAAGCGGACCAGGGCCTGGCAGACAATCATA GCCGACTGAACCAGAATAACTCCGGCGGAAGAGACTTGAAGGTGCCTGCTGGCCGCAGTGGCCCGAGCCTGCCCACCGGGGGCCCTGCTAGCCACTCGAACCCCCGCACACCCAACAGCGGTCACCTGCAAGGCAAACCCTGGAAGTGA
- the Cep41 gene encoding centrosomal protein of 41 kDa isoform X1 yields MSARRHIGNPEFQVYRENNKVPPPFYLTRRIPQNPRYQHIKSRLDTGNSMTKYIEKLEEIKKNYRYKKDELFKRLKVTTFAQLVIQVASLSDQTLEVTAEEIQRLEDNDSATSEAAADIAAETNGRGSPGEQPPSPVQFLNSAETGDPSRSTLQSVISGVGELDVDKGLVKKEEPSGKDKPYPDCPFLLLDVRDKDSYQQCHIVGAYSYPIATLSRTMNPYSNDILEYKNAHGKIIILYDDDERLASQAATTMCERGFENLFMLSGGLKVLAQKFPEGLVTGALPASCQQVLPHASARKRSSPKMPPLPAENKWRFTPEDLKKIECYLEADQGLADNHSRLNQNNSGGRDLKVPAGRSGPSLPTGGPASHSNPRTPNSGHLQGKPWK; encoded by the exons TATCTGACCAGACGGATACCACAGAACCCAAGGTATCAACATATCAAGTCAAGATTGGATACTG GGAACAGTATGACCAAATACATCGAGAAGctagaagagattaaaaaaa ATTATAGATACAAAAAAGATGAACTTTTCAAGAGACTAAAAGTTACCACTTTTGCCCAGCTG GTCATTCAAGTTGCTTCCCTGTCAGATCAAACACTGGAAGTGACAGCTGAGGAGATTCAGAGGCTGGAAG ACAATGATTCTGCAACTTCGGAGGCTGCTGCTGATATTGCTGCCGAGACCAATGGGAGAGGGAGCCCTGGGGAGCAGCCACCCAGTCCTGTCCAGTTCCTCAACAGCGCAGAGACAGGCGACCCGAGTCGCTCCACTCTCCAGAG CGTCATCAGTGGCGTTGGGGAACTGGATGTAGACAAAGGGCTAGTAAAAAAAGAAGAGCCCAGTGGTAAAGACAAGCCTTATCCGGACTGCCCCTTCCTGCTGCTAGATGTGCGGGACAAAGACTCTTATCAGCAGTGCCACATTGTTGGGG CTTACAGTTACCCAATTGCAACTCTATCCAGGACAATGAACCCCTATTCAAACGATATTCTTGAGTAT AAAAATGCTCACGGCAAGATCATCATCCTCTACGATGACGACGAGAGGCTGGCGAGCCAGGCGGCCACCACCATGTGTGAACGCGGGTTCGAAAACCTCTTCATGCTTTCTGGGG GTCTGAAAGTCTTAGCTCAGAAATTCCCAGAAGGACTGGTCACTGGTGCCCTGCCAGCCTCTTGCCAGCAGGTCCTCCCTCATGCTTCTGCCCGGAAACGATCCAGCCCCAAAATGCCACCCCTGCCAGCTGAGAACAAATGGAGATTTACCCCAGAAGACTTGAAAAAGATAGAATGTTATCTGGAAGCGGACCAGGGCCTGGCAGACAATCATA GCCGACTGAACCAGAATAACTCCGGCGGAAGAGACTTGAAGGTGCCTGCTGGCCGCAGTGGCCCGAGCCTGCCCACCGGGGGCCCTGCTAGCCACTCGAACCCCCGCACACCCAACAGCGGTCACCTGCAAGGCAAACCCTGGAAGTGA
- the Cep41 gene encoding centrosomal protein of 41 kDa isoform X3 produces the protein MSARRHIGNPEYLTRRIPQNPRYQHIKSRLDTGNSMTKYIEKLEEIKKNYRYKKDELFKRLKVTTFAQLVIQVASLSDQTLEVTAEEIQRLEDNDSATSEAAADIAAETNGRGSPGEQPPSPVQFLNSAETGDPSRSTLQSVISGVGELDVDKGLVKKEEPSGKDKPYPDCPFLLLDVRDKDSYQQCHIVGAYSYPIATLSRTMNPYSNDILEYKNAHGKIIILYDDDERLASQAATTMCERGFENLFMLSGGLKVLAQKFPEGLVTGALPASCQQVLPHASARKRSSPKMPPLPAENKWRFTPEDLKKIECYLEADQGLADNHSRLNQNNSGGRDLKVPAGRSGPSLPTGGPASHSNPRTPNSGHLQGKPWK, from the exons TATCTGACCAGACGGATACCACAGAACCCAAGGTATCAACATATCAAGTCAAGATTGGATACTG GGAACAGTATGACCAAATACATCGAGAAGctagaagagattaaaaaaa ATTATAGATACAAAAAAGATGAACTTTTCAAGAGACTAAAAGTTACCACTTTTGCCCAGCTG GTCATTCAAGTTGCTTCCCTGTCAGATCAAACACTGGAAGTGACAGCTGAGGAGATTCAGAGGCTGGAAG ACAATGATTCTGCAACTTCGGAGGCTGCTGCTGATATTGCTGCCGAGACCAATGGGAGAGGGAGCCCTGGGGAGCAGCCACCCAGTCCTGTCCAGTTCCTCAACAGCGCAGAGACAGGCGACCCGAGTCGCTCCACTCTCCAGAG CGTCATCAGTGGCGTTGGGGAACTGGATGTAGACAAAGGGCTAGTAAAAAAAGAAGAGCCCAGTGGTAAAGACAAGCCTTATCCGGACTGCCCCTTCCTGCTGCTAGATGTGCGGGACAAAGACTCTTATCAGCAGTGCCACATTGTTGGGG CTTACAGTTACCCAATTGCAACTCTATCCAGGACAATGAACCCCTATTCAAACGATATTCTTGAGTAT AAAAATGCTCACGGCAAGATCATCATCCTCTACGATGACGACGAGAGGCTGGCGAGCCAGGCGGCCACCACCATGTGTGAACGCGGGTTCGAAAACCTCTTCATGCTTTCTGGGG GTCTGAAAGTCTTAGCTCAGAAATTCCCAGAAGGACTGGTCACTGGTGCCCTGCCAGCCTCTTGCCAGCAGGTCCTCCCTCATGCTTCTGCCCGGAAACGATCCAGCCCCAAAATGCCACCCCTGCCAGCTGAGAACAAATGGAGATTTACCCCAGAAGACTTGAAAAAGATAGAATGTTATCTGGAAGCGGACCAGGGCCTGGCAGACAATCATA GCCGACTGAACCAGAATAACTCCGGCGGAAGAGACTTGAAGGTGCCTGCTGGCCGCAGTGGCCCGAGCCTGCCCACCGGGGGCCCTGCTAGCCACTCGAACCCCCGCACACCCAACAGCGGTCACCTGCAAGGCAAACCCTGGAAGTGA